Proteins found in one Zea mays cultivar B73 chromosome 1, Zm-B73-REFERENCE-NAM-5.0, whole genome shotgun sequence genomic segment:
- the LOC103645700 gene encoding anaerobic nitric oxide reductase flavorubredoxin, whose product MALAYAPARLVHPCIGMGMVSKQHPRTLPPSSCCLHLHHILYLRPIASSHHLARHSVDVTKDDKPLEPPPPAAAETESTQQQEDEDGGPKLDPRRFEEKFVMLNTGVHECRSCGYRYDQEAGDPSYLVPPGLPFAQLPDDWLCPTCGTAQSFESKSVEIAGFAQNQQFGLGDNSLTSG is encoded by the coding sequence ATGGCATTAGCCTATGCACCAGCCAGGCTAGTCCACCCATGCATTGGCATGGGCATGGTGTCCAAGCAGCACCCAAGAACACTGCCGCCGTCCTCCTGCTGCCTACACCTCCACCACATCCTCTACCTtaggcccatcgccagcagccaccACTTGGCGCGCCACTCCGTCGATGTCACCAAGGACGACAAGCCGCTTGAGCCGCCGCCACCGGCGGCTGCAGAGACAGAGAGCACGCAGCAGCAGGAGGACGAGGACGGCGGGCCAAAGCTGGACCCGAGGCGGTTCGAGGAGAAGTTCGTGATGCTGAACACGGGGGTCCATGAGTGCCGGTCCTGCGGGTACCGCTACGACCAGGAGGCGGGGGACCCATCGTACCTGGTGCCGCCGGGCCTCCCCTTCGCGCAGCTGCCCGACGACTGGCTGTGCCCCACCTGCGGCACCGCGCAGTCCTTCGAGAGCAAGAGCGTGGAGATCGCCGGGTTCGCGCAGAACCAGCAGTTCGGGCTGGGCGACAACTCCCTCACCTCCGGCTAG
- the LOC100191984 gene encoding photosystem I reaction center subunit II has protein sequence MAMATQASAATRHLLAAAWAPAAKPRQLSSQLALPSSSSRGPAPLRASTEEAVEAPKGFVAPQLDPSTPSPIFGGSTGGLLRKAQVEEFYVITWTSPKEQVFEMPTGGAAIMREGPNLLKLARKEQCLALGTRLRSKYKITYQFYRVFPNGEVQYLHPKDGVYPEKVNPGREGVGQNFRSIGKNVNPIDVKFTGKATFD, from the coding sequence ATGGCCATGGCCACGCAAGCCTCCGCCGCCACGCGCCACCTGCTGGCCGCCGCCTGGGCGCCGGCGGCGAAGCCGCGGCAGCTGAGCTCGCAGCTCGCGCTGCCGTCGTCGTCCTCCCGCGGGCCGGCCCCGCTCCGCGCGTCCACCGAGGAGGCGGTGGAGGCGCCCAAGGGGTTCGTGGCCCCGCAGCTGGACCCCAGCACGCCGTCCCCGATCTTCGGCGGCAGCACGGGCGGGCTGCTCCGCAAGGCGCAGGTGGAGGAGTTCTACGTCATCACGTGGACGTCCCCCAAGGAGCAGGTGTTCGAGATGCCCACCGGCGGCGCCGCCATCATGCGGGAGGGCCCCAACCTCTTGAAGCTGGCGCGCAAGGAGCAGTGCCTGGCGCTCGGCACCAGGTTGCGCTCCAAGTACAAGATCACCTACCAGTTCTACCGCGTCTTCCCCAACGGCGAGGTGCAGTACCTCCACCCCAAGGACGGCGTCTACCCGGAGAAGGTCAACCCCGGCAGGGAGGGCGTCGGCCAGAACTTCCGCAGCATCGGCAAGAACGTCAACCCCATCGACGTCAAGTTCACCGGCAAGGCCACCTTCGACTAA
- the LOC100279743 gene encoding Blue copper protein-like precursor produces MAAIMGVKKGLLVLALGLAMAATSSAVIYKVGDTSGWTILGNVNYTDWTSKKNFRVGDTIEFTYPPGIHNVLEVKKADYDSCTNSTPIATHSSGDDKIVIKSPGHRFFICGVPGHCAAGQKLNVRVLKTRSSDAPSPAPSARSAAGSAAATPSPTTETTGASSASGGSSTPDATTAPAPNANGAGVGAAGHQNVVVVVVAMAVAALASMTMLH; encoded by the exons ATGGCGGCCATTATGGGCGTGAAGAAGGGTCTGCTGGTGCTGGCTCTTGGGCTCGCCATGGCCGCTACCTCGTCGGCCGTCATCTACAAGGTCGGCGACACCTCCGGGTGGACCATCCTTGGCAACGTCAACTACACCGACTGGACTTCCAAGAAGAACTTCCGTGTCGGAGACACCATAG AGTTCACGTACCCGCCGGGCATCCACAACGTGCTGGAGGTGAAGAAGGCCGACTACGACAGCTGCACCAACTCGACGCCGATCGCCACGCACAGCTCGGGCGACGACAAGATCGTCATCAAGAGCCCCGGCCACCGCTTCTTCATCTGCGGCGTGCCCGGCCACTGCGCCGCGGGCCAGAAGCTCAACGTCCGCGTCCTCAAGACGCGCTCCTCTGACGCCCCTTCCCCGGCGCCCTCCGCGCGCTCAGCAgcaggctcggcggcggcgaccccCAGCCCCACCACCGAGACGACCGGCGCGTCGTCGGCCTCGGGCGGCAGCAGCACGCCCGACGCCACGACCGCGCCTGCGCCCAATGCCAACGGCGCGGGGGTCGGTGCGGCAGGCCACCAgaacgtcgtcgtcgtcgtcgtcgctatgGCGGTGGCGGCGCTCGCCTCCATGACGATGCTACACTAG